A genomic stretch from Actinomycetota bacterium includes:
- a CDS encoding ImmA/IrrE family metallo-endopeptidase, which yields MALKTDIYYKGLAEETLKRAGIIEPPVPVTAVADYYGLPVRDVDMPGFFHAATINEDGLPVVLLNVRRDESTRYKALAHLIGHLLIVLDDSGASYPRDNLDHRAADVIAEELLMPSFMVREQAAKWFNDYRYLARLFGVTEQEMMRKMLDLGIIKQRGVLWDY from the coding sequence GTGGCCCTCAAGACAGACATCTACTATAAGGGGCTCGCCGAGGAGACTCTCAAGCGCGCCGGCATCATCGAGCCGCCCGTGCCGGTGACTGCCGTCGCGGACTACTACGGGCTGCCCGTGCGCGATGTGGACATGCCGGGATTCTTCCACGCGGCCACCATCAACGAAGATGGTCTTCCGGTCGTGCTGCTGAACGTGCGCAGGGACGAGTCCACGCGATACAAGGCACTCGCGCATCTCATCGGCCACCTTCTGATCGTGCTGGACGATTCGGGGGCAAGCTATCCCAGGGACAATCTCGATCACCGGGCGGCCGACGTGATCGCCGAGGAGCTCCTGATGCCCTCGTTCATGGTGCGCGAGCAGGCTGCGAAGTGGTTCAACGACTACAGGTATCTTGCGCGCTTGTTCGGAGTCACCGAGCAGGAGATGATGCGCAAGATGCTCGACTTGGGCATCATCAAACAGCGGGGCGTTCTCTGGGACTACTGA
- a CDS encoding ROK family protein encodes MRTSYAVGVDVGGTRIAAGLVERKGRIIKDAKVLTPQSGPFAVVDEIIDCIGQVVSGVQASEIAGIGIGLPAQIDFLRQSVEFCTNLPLAGVDVRALVMSRLRHEVTIDNDGNLAAFGEFRFGAAKGSRDFLMITLGTGVGGGMFVDGEPYRGSRGLGGEVGHMVVQMDGPPCPCGGNGHIESYLGRAAIAVRGKEAAKEYKGGAILKEAGGDIDAITAEDVIKAARTGDEVATRILMEAGVVLGRALVGLVNLLNPQMIVVGGGVGESAPFMIDRAAELIAEEALAGRRDVKVVPAELGNDAGMLGAAALGFDEHDKREGLHR; translated from the coding sequence ATGCGGACGTCTTATGCCGTGGGGGTCGATGTCGGCGGCACTCGCATCGCTGCGGGGCTGGTCGAGCGTAAGGGCCGCATCATCAAAGACGCGAAGGTGCTCACTCCACAGAGCGGCCCGTTCGCCGTTGTCGACGAGATAATCGACTGCATCGGTCAAGTCGTCTCAGGCGTTCAGGCGAGCGAGATCGCGGGCATTGGGATCGGTCTTCCCGCGCAGATCGATTTCCTGCGCCAATCCGTCGAGTTCTGCACCAACCTGCCTCTGGCCGGGGTCGACGTCCGGGCGCTCGTGATGTCGCGCCTCCGGCACGAGGTCACCATCGACAACGACGGTAACCTTGCCGCATTCGGCGAGTTCCGTTTCGGCGCGGCCAAGGGCTCACGCGACTTCCTCATGATCACGCTTGGCACCGGCGTCGGCGGGGGGATGTTCGTGGACGGCGAGCCCTACCGTGGTTCCCGCGGACTTGGCGGCGAGGTCGGGCACATGGTCGTTCAGATGGACGGACCGCCGTGTCCGTGCGGCGGAAACGGCCACATCGAGTCGTATCTCGGTCGTGCGGCCATCGCCGTGCGGGGCAAGGAAGCCGCCAAGGAGTACAAGGGCGGCGCCATTCTCAAGGAGGCCGGTGGAGACATCGACGCTATCACCGCCGAGGACGTCATCAAGGCGGCCCGCACCGGAGATGAGGTCGCCACCCGCATACTCATGGAGGCCGGCGTTGTCCTTGGCAGGGCACTTGTCGGGCTTGTGAACCTGCTCAACCCGCAGATGATCGTTGTGGGCGGCGGAGTCGGTGAGTCGGCACCGTTCATGATTGACCGGGCAGCCGAACTGATCGCCGAGGAAGCACTTGCGGGCCGGCGAGACGTGAAGGTGGTTCCCGCCGAGCTGGGGAACGATGCCGGAATGCTCGGGGCGGCGGCACTCGGTTTCGACGAGCACGACAAGCGGGAAGGGCTGCATCGGTGA
- a CDS encoding DUF362 domain-containing protein has product MSATVYFAPMRTTGKKSLVTRSGQLLERAGLREAVVDGDLVAIKLHFGEQGNTGFVQPVFLREVVARVKAVGGKPFLTDSNTLYRGQRANSVDHLACAIHNGFSYATVEAPIIIADGLDGRDAVDVPVSGTHFDSVRIGSAAVHADAMVVVTHVKGHEATGFGGALKNVGMGLGCRSAKQRMHSDFNPDVVADKCTACNRCVQWCPVGAMSIGTDRVAAVDRALCYGCGECVAACPYGAIGIQWKTTPEAIQEKIVEHVAGAVTGKEGKVVYLSFVKDVSPDCDCWHFSDASVVPDIGVLASADPVAVDQAAYDLVVAAPGVAGSRGDGYGEGVDTFKEITGIDGTRAMEYGEEMGIGTRDYDLVRVD; this is encoded by the coding sequence GTGAGCGCAACCGTCTACTTCGCGCCGATGCGTACGACCGGGAAGAAGAGTCTGGTCACGCGATCGGGTCAGCTTCTCGAGCGCGCAGGGCTTCGCGAGGCCGTGGTTGATGGCGACTTGGTCGCCATCAAGCTCCACTTTGGCGAGCAGGGCAACACCGGATTCGTACAGCCCGTCTTCCTGCGCGAGGTGGTCGCCCGCGTCAAGGCGGTCGGCGGCAAGCCATTCCTCACCGATTCAAACACGCTGTACCGGGGACAGCGGGCGAACTCGGTCGACCACCTTGCATGCGCGATCCACAACGGCTTCTCCTACGCGACGGTCGAAGCTCCGATCATCATCGCCGATGGGCTCGATGGTCGGGACGCGGTCGACGTGCCCGTGAGCGGGACCCACTTCGACTCGGTCCGCATCGGTTCGGCCGCCGTGCATGCGGACGCGATGGTCGTCGTTACCCACGTGAAGGGCCATGAGGCCACCGGCTTCGGCGGTGCGCTCAAGAACGTGGGGATGGGTCTGGGGTGCCGGAGCGCGAAGCAGCGCATGCATTCGGACTTCAACCCGGATGTGGTTGCGGACAAATGCACCGCCTGCAACCGGTGTGTCCAGTGGTGTCCGGTGGGCGCGATGTCCATCGGGACCGATCGCGTGGCGGCGGTCGATCGCGCGCTGTGCTACGGGTGTGGCGAGTGCGTCGCGGCGTGCCCGTACGGTGCGATCGGAATTCAGTGGAAGACAACGCCGGAAGCGATTCAAGAGAAGATCGTCGAGCATGTGGCGGGCGCGGTGACCGGTAAAGAAGGCAAGGTCGTGTACCTCTCATTCGTGAAGGACGTCTCACCCGACTGCGATTGCTGGCACTTCTCGGACGCGAGCGTCGTGCCCGACATCGGCGTCCTGGCCTCGGCCGACCCGGTTGCAGTCGATCAGGCAGCCTACGACCTGGTCGTTGCAGCGCCTGGTGTGGCCGGGTCGCGTGGCGACGGCTATGGTGAGGGTGTCGATACGTTCAAGGAGATCACAGGTATCGACGGCACGCGTGCAATGGAGTACGGCGAGGAGATGGGTATCGGCACGCGGGACTACGATCTGGTTCGGGTGGACTGA